The Struthio camelus isolate bStrCam1 chromosome 14, bStrCam1.hap1, whole genome shotgun sequence genome has a window encoding:
- the LOC104140526 gene encoding SRSF protein kinase 3, translated as MLKTAPPALQDLVPHCHCPLAPRSAVTMEEWERLQEEAPAAKDAGGHHPVQEGEVFNMRYQALRKLGCGAFATVWLCQDMRRKKHVAVKVPRSGESFAEAAQDEVSLLRCVSSMKKKDRAGENIICLLDDFRMMGENGFHMCLVFEALGPSLRCLMGNYAVQGLPLPFVKKTLQQVLAGLQFLHHRCRIIHTDIKPENILLYVGDKTLQSLLPDTVDSSQRTDLGQKGPGGDLGNRLEHSDLMSIEVKIADLGSACWTYKPFSKEIQTQPYRALEVLLGLDYGTPADIWSTGCLAFEMATGERLFDPRPGKYFSRDDDHVARIIELLGRIPPQIAFSWKKSTKFFSRPGALLRISRLLPRSLCNILAERHNWAKCEAAPFTSFLLPTLEYAPEKRATAAQCLQHAWLGSP; from the exons ATGCTGAAGACTGCACCACCTGCGCTCCAAGACCTGGTTCCCCACTGCCACTGTCCCCTCGCACCAAGATCTGCTGTGACGATGGAAGAGTGGGAACGGTTGCAGGAGGAGGCACCTGCAGCGAAGGACGCAG GAGGCCACCACCCCGTGCAGGAAGGAGAGGTGTTCAACATGAGATACCAGGCTCTGCGCAAGCTGGGCTGCGGGGCCTTTGCCACAGTCTGGCTGTGCCAGGACATGAG GAGGAAGAAACACGTAGCTGTGAAGGTCCCCAGAAGTGGGGAAAGCTTTGCTGAGGCTGCCCAGGACGAGGTCTCTCTCCTCCGATGT GTGAGCAGCATGAAGAAGAAGGACCGAGCAGGAGAAAACATCATCTGTTTATTAGATGACTTTAGAATGATGGGAGAGAACGGCTTCC ATATGTGCTTGGTATTTGAAGCACTGGGTCCTTCTCTGAGATGTCTGATGGGTAACTATGCAGTCCAGGGCCTTCCTTTGCCTTTTGTGAAAAAAACTTTACAGCAG GTGCTAGCAGGCCTGCAGTTCCTGCACCACCGCTGTCGGATTATTCATACAGACATCAAACCAGAGAACATTCTGCTGTATGTAGGTGACAAGACCCTCCAGAGTCTTCTGCCTGATACTGTCGACTCTAGCCAGAGAACAGATTTGGGGCAAAAGGGACCAG GAGGTGATCTTGGCAATCGATTGGAACACTCTGATTTAATGAGCATAGAAGTGAAAATTGCAGACCTGGGCAGTGCGTGCTGGACA TACAAGCCTTTTTCAAAGGAGATCCAGACCCAACCGTACCGTGCCCTGGAAGTGCTTCTTGGGTTAGACTACGGCACTCCTGCAGATATCTGGAGCACAGGCTGCCTG GCATTTGAGATGGCAACTGGAGAGCGTCTGTTTGATCCTCGACCTGGGAAATACTTCTCCAGAGATGATG ATCATGTTGCCCGTATTATTGAACTCCTGGGCAGAATTCCTCCTCAAATAGCTTTCTCCTGGAAGAAGTCAACAAAATTTTTCAGCAGACCAG GTGCTCTTCTGCGGATCTCTAGGCTTCTCCCTCGCAGCCTCTGCAACATCCTGGCAGAGAGACACAACTGGGCAAAGTGTGAGGCTGCGCCGTTCACCAGCTTCCTCCTGCCGACGCTGGAGTACGCGCCCGAGAAGCGGGCCACGGCAGCGCAGTGCCTGCAGCAcgcctggctgggctccccgtgA